A single genomic interval of Desulfobacterales bacterium harbors:
- a CDS encoding Tex family protein has translation METIHVQKISGELSINESQVEATGALLEDGATIPFIARYRKEVTGSLDEVVITAIRDRLKQLEELDARKASILNSMTQQGVLTDELKAAVAAADTLAVLEDIYLPFKPKRRTRGTIAREKGLAPLAEMLLMQTGCDPQAEAIAFLNADKGVESVADALAGARDIIAEIINEDGEARARLRRLYLTRATIKSKVAANMETAGEKYKDYFDWQEPVATAPSHRILAMRRGENEDMLNLSMVPPEEEAIDILQDLFLTGDGPDCLEVKAALLDSYKRLLSRSMETELRLATKERADAEAIRVFADNLRQLLLAPPLGAKRVMGIDPGFRTGCKLVCLDRQGKLLHDDVIFPHSSERQVQIARDTVLALCERFEVEAIAVGNGTAGRETEAFVRALPLPRLIPVIMVNESGASVYSASEVARKEFPDHDLTVRGAVSIGRRLMDPLAELVKIDPKSIGVGQYQHDVDQTALKQSLDDVVISCVNSVGVDVNRASAQLLTYVSGLGPQLAQNIIVHRDENGPFDSREKLKKVHRLGPKAFEQCAGFLRIQNGANPLDASAVHPERYALVNTMARDLGCHITDLMSSAELRNKIDLTAYVTDTVGLPTLNDILKELAKPGRDPRKSFEIFEFASGIEKMEDLLPGMKLPGIVTNVTAFGAFVDIGVHQDGLVHVSELADRFVKNPAEIVKVQQKVMVTVLEVDSARKRISLSIKSAPGDRAPASQKKAPSTHGKPRQEKPANQPFNNPFAALKNKGFDKP, from the coding sequence TTGGAAACAATTCATGTTCAGAAAATTTCCGGCGAACTGTCCATCAACGAATCCCAGGTAGAAGCGACCGGTGCGCTTCTTGAAGACGGCGCCACCATTCCCTTTATCGCCAGATATCGAAAAGAAGTCACCGGAAGCCTGGATGAAGTGGTCATTACCGCCATCAGAGACCGTCTGAAGCAATTGGAGGAGCTTGATGCCCGAAAGGCCAGCATTCTTAATTCCATGACGCAACAAGGGGTGTTGACCGATGAGTTGAAAGCCGCCGTAGCGGCGGCGGACACCCTCGCCGTCCTGGAAGACATCTACCTGCCGTTTAAACCGAAGCGACGAACACGGGGAACCATTGCGCGGGAAAAAGGCCTGGCGCCGCTGGCGGAGATGCTGCTAATGCAAACGGGTTGCGACCCGCAAGCCGAGGCCATTGCCTTTTTGAATGCCGATAAAGGGGTCGAAAGCGTCGCCGATGCACTGGCCGGCGCGCGTGACATCATCGCAGAAATCATCAATGAAGACGGCGAAGCCCGCGCCCGATTGCGACGTCTCTATCTCACAAGGGCGACGATCAAAAGCAAAGTCGCCGCGAACATGGAAACTGCGGGCGAAAAGTACAAAGATTATTTTGATTGGCAGGAGCCGGTCGCCACCGCCCCTTCTCATCGAATTTTAGCAATGCGCCGCGGAGAAAACGAGGATATGCTCAATCTTTCCATGGTGCCGCCCGAAGAGGAAGCCATCGACATCCTGCAAGACCTTTTTTTAACGGGGGACGGACCGGATTGCCTTGAGGTCAAAGCCGCATTGCTTGACAGCTATAAGCGGCTGCTGTCCAGATCCATGGAGACTGAGTTGCGCCTGGCCACCAAAGAAAGGGCCGATGCGGAGGCCATTCGCGTTTTTGCCGATAACCTTCGCCAATTGTTATTGGCGCCCCCTCTCGGGGCAAAACGCGTGATGGGCATCGATCCCGGGTTTCGTACGGGCTGCAAATTGGTCTGTCTGGATCGACAGGGGAAACTGCTCCATGATGATGTCATCTTTCCCCATTCTTCGGAAAGGCAGGTGCAAATCGCAAGGGACACCGTGTTGGCGCTTTGTGAGCGCTTCGAGGTGGAAGCCATCGCCGTCGGCAATGGGACAGCCGGCAGGGAGACCGAAGCGTTCGTCCGCGCCCTGCCCCTGCCCCGGTTGATTCCGGTGATCATGGTCAACGAAAGCGGTGCTTCGGTTTATTCGGCCTCCGAGGTCGCCAGAAAAGAATTTCCAGATCACGATTTAACGGTTCGGGGCGCTGTATCCATCGGCAGGCGCCTGATGGATCCACTGGCCGAATTGGTGAAAATCGATCCCAAGTCCATCGGCGTCGGTCAGTATCAGCACGATGTGGATCAAACCGCGCTCAAGCAATCCCTGGATGATGTGGTGATCAGCTGCGTCAACAGCGTGGGGGTGGACGTCAATCGCGCCAGTGCGCAATTGCTCACATATGTGTCTGGCCTCGGCCCGCAACTGGCGCAAAATATCATCGTGCATCGGGACGAAAACGGACCTTTCGATTCAAGAGAAAAACTTAAGAAAGTGCACCGGCTGGGGCCCAAGGCCTTTGAACAGTGCGCCGGATTTTTACGGATTCAAAACGGCGCGAATCCGCTGGACGCGAGCGCCGTTCACCCGGAAAGATACGCCCTGGTGAACACCATGGCCCGGGATTTGGGATGTCACATTACGGACCTGATGTCTTCTGCCGAACTTCGAAACAAAATCGACTTAACCGCCTATGTAACGGATACCGTGGGGCTTCCGACCCTCAACGACATTCTTAAAGAGCTTGCCAAGCCCGGTCGTGATCCGCGAAAATCTTTTGAAATCTTTGAATTTGCGAGCGGCATCGAAAAAATGGAGGATCTGTTACCCGGCATGAAGCTGCCCGGCATCGTCACCAATGTCACCGCGTTCGGAGCCTTTGTGGACATTGGCGTGCATCAGGACGGTCTGGTGCATGTCAGTGAGCTGGCGGACCGGTTTGTCAAAAATCCGGCCGAAATCGTCAAGGTTCAGCAAAAGGTGATGGTAACCGTGCTGGAAGTAGATTCGGCAAGGAAACGAATTTCCCTATCCATAAAAAGCGCACCGGGCGAC
- a CDS encoding TonB-dependent receptor, with translation MKKVICFLFITLTADIMFSQHLIASELSQNTQEYTLGEIVVSDTKLGVEAVGTNRTITAEDIEISGAGTLDEAIRLLPGLSLKTGGAGTPRIDIRGLRSRHIVLLLDGIPFNSTNDGQFDPTLIPVENIAKIKVSYGSNSVLYGDGGLAGVINIITKKGTPGIQVSAAAEAGERNRWLEKFSLSGGSETVNFFLSGSASDTDGYPLSNDFDDTPYEDGDLRDNSDRERNSLFANVGMNPTDNLNIGVVLNYFTGEYGIPTGVLDSRQDPFASNQKYERVDDLEGFSTQLSASYDIPGPADIRGSVFMNRMEEEDNQYDDATYSTQEDLTINGLYHKQDETLITGGYFQAHYSLNAAGDLAFGFATRKEEFDSDGKIVEKKGKPFVYFSEEWDTQTHSASCEYEIYPIKLMGIVLGYSHHWFKKDIGDDQDKGAYLIGTHYDITETTRIRASFAKKIRFPSIRQLYDKATGNPDLSEEKANNYEVGASQRIGETTELSLTGFYQDVDDYIEKDDGPYENHDEYRFQGVELSVETRTVKNLLLRTSYTYMESEDKSPGSEKDELQYRPEHKLTLEGKYDFMYGFSAYASLLHESNQYTYSRKSPLIKREMNDYTIFDTRLEKSFLTNKLTCYVGVDNLFDEDYEESYGLPREGRTVYGGIRVTH, from the coding sequence ATGAAAAAAGTGATCTGTTTTTTGTTTATTACCCTAACGGCCGACATCATGTTTTCTCAGCACCTCATCGCCTCGGAATTAAGTCAAAACACGCAGGAATACACACTGGGTGAAATCGTCGTATCAGATACGAAGCTTGGCGTTGAAGCCGTCGGTACCAATCGAACCATCACCGCAGAAGATATTGAAATCAGTGGTGCCGGCACGCTGGATGAAGCCATTCGGCTTTTACCCGGACTCAGCCTTAAAACCGGCGGGGCCGGTACCCCCCGAATCGACATACGGGGACTTCGCTCCAGGCACATCGTATTATTGCTGGACGGCATACCATTTAACTCCACCAACGACGGGCAATTCGACCCTACCCTCATTCCGGTAGAAAATATCGCCAAAATCAAGGTGTCTTACGGTAGTAATTCCGTTTTATACGGGGACGGCGGGCTGGCCGGGGTCATCAATATCATCACGAAAAAAGGCACCCCGGGAATACAGGTGAGTGCTGCCGCTGAAGCCGGGGAACGGAACCGATGGCTTGAAAAATTCAGCCTTTCCGGCGGGAGCGAAACGGTCAATTTTTTCCTCAGCGGCAGCGCATCGGACACCGACGGATATCCGCTCTCGAATGATTTTGATGATACTCCCTATGAAGACGGGGACCTTCGCGACAACAGCGACCGTGAACGAAACAGCCTGTTTGCCAACGTCGGTATGAACCCTACGGACAACCTGAATATCGGTGTTGTTCTCAACTATTTTACCGGTGAGTACGGCATCCCGACCGGTGTTCTTGATAGTCGTCAGGATCCCTTTGCCAGCAACCAGAAATATGAACGCGTCGACGACTTGGAGGGTTTCTCGACTCAACTTTCCGCAAGCTATGATATTCCCGGCCCTGCGGATATTCGTGGATCGGTATTTATGAACCGGATGGAGGAGGAGGACAATCAATACGACGATGCCACTTACAGCACGCAGGAAGATCTAACTATCAACGGGCTCTATCATAAGCAGGATGAGACCCTGATTACCGGCGGCTATTTTCAGGCGCACTACAGTCTGAATGCCGCAGGTGACTTGGCTTTCGGGTTCGCGACTCGAAAAGAAGAATTCGATTCGGACGGAAAAATAGTCGAAAAAAAGGGTAAGCCCTTTGTGTATTTCAGCGAGGAGTGGGATACGCAAACGCATTCGGCGTCCTGCGAGTATGAAATCTACCCGATAAAGCTCATGGGAATTGTCCTGGGTTACAGTCACCATTGGTTCAAAAAGGATATCGGAGATGACCAGGACAAAGGGGCTTATCTCATCGGTACCCATTACGATATCACGGAAACCACCCGCATTCGGGCCTCTTTCGCCAAAAAGATCCGTTTCCCCTCTATTCGGCAGCTCTATGACAAAGCGACGGGGAATCCGGACCTGAGCGAAGAAAAAGCAAATAACTATGAAGTCGGCGCCTCGCAACGAATCGGTGAAACGACAGAGCTCTCCCTGACGGGCTTTTATCAGGATGTGGACGACTACATTGAAAAGGACGACGGGCCGTATGAAAATCATGACGAGTATCGTTTTCAGGGAGTCGAATTGTCAGTTGAAACCCGCACCGTCAAGAACCTGCTGCTCAGAACCAGCTATACCTATATGGAAAGCGAAGACAAGTCTCCCGGCTCGGAAAAAGACGAGCTGCAATACCGGCCGGAACATAAACTAACATTGGAAGGCAAATACGATTTTATGTACGGATTTTCAGCTTATGCAAGTCTGCTTCATGAATCCAACCAATATACCTATTCCAGGAAAAGTCCGCTGATTAAACGGGAAATGAACGATTATACCATTTTCGATACGAGGCTTGAAAAATCTTTTCTCACCAACAAATTGACCTGCTACGTCGGCGTGGATAATCTTTTCGATGAGGATTATGAGGAGAGTTACGGTCTTCCCAGAGAGGGTAGAACGGTTTATGGCGGAATTCGCGTCACGCATTGA
- a CDS encoding DUF3334 family protein, giving the protein MSEPIEAIDAVIGLCCKAVKEVLEINTRKEISFSKTIQKVPKVSLRPQIGCFVPFNGDYNGLVVINFSGGAALNLYKSYMTSMGLPEEELANDYTSVDVPDSLGEMVNQIMGKLTKLIEDRYDLSTVCGQPKALALNSAIILTIDSDFKENRRIAFAVDKQRFYFELAMESTKFVVAS; this is encoded by the coding sequence ATGTCGGAACCTATTGAAGCCATTGACGCCGTCATTGGCCTGTGTTGTAAGGCCGTAAAGGAAGTTCTTGAAATCAACACCCGAAAAGAAATCAGTTTTTCAAAAACCATTCAAAAAGTCCCGAAGGTTAGCCTTCGGCCTCAAATCGGCTGCTTTGTACCGTTTAACGGGGATTATAATGGGCTGGTGGTTATCAACTTCTCAGGCGGAGCGGCCCTGAACCTGTATAAAAGTTATATGACCTCCATGGGGCTTCCGGAGGAGGAGCTGGCCAATGACTATACCTCGGTGGACGTTCCAGACAGTTTGGGGGAAATGGTCAACCAGATCATGGGAAAACTGACCAAGCTGATCGAGGATCGTTATGATTTATCAACCGTCTGCGGTCAACCCAAAGCACTGGCCCTGAACAGTGCCATTATTTTAACAATTGATTCAGATTTCAAGGAAAACCGGCGCATTGCTTTCGCGGTGGACAAACAGCGATTTTATTTTGAATTGGCGATGGAATCCACGAAGTTTGTGGTTGCCTCCTAG